The nucleotide sequence AGCATATCTCAAACAAAACTTTACCAAATATTGAATGAGTTGGAAAGTAGAGGCATAATACGTTCGGATGAAGGAAAACCAAAAAAATTCTACATTGATAATTTAAAGGAGGTTTTAGAACGAATACACTTAGAGTTAGAAAATCAATATCGATTCAAAAAGAAAAAGAGGGAAGAATTGCTATCTAAATTGTAAATTCAATTTCATTGATATGTATTATTTTTTCGCAATTTTTCAGATTTTACGAAAATGAAAAAATAGAAAAAGTATATATATGAAAAGTATGATTAAATATAATACAGGGGGTACTGAATCATTTTTGATATGCAGTGAGGTGGGGGAATATTCCACACCGTATTGTAACGATTTATTATTAACATTCATTTCATCACAGATTTAAAGGTTATTTTAATTGACTTGCTTTTTTTATTATATTTACAATTTCAATGATATCATCATCACCAATATTTAGAATATCCATCTTTTTTATCTCCACAACAACCCCATTTCTAAGGACTCTATCATACAGTGGGCATTTTGTGATTATAGATTTTCCATTGTCCAATCTTACACAACTATCCACAAATTTTGTAACCTCATGTGGATTTTCGTATTCCAAAAATACACAAACTCCCTCTTTGTCTTTAAAATATGCATTTTCCATTTCGCTTTTTATGATATTTGAGAAATAGACACATCTTTTGTATACTTTTTTTGCATTTTTTGCCTCTTCCTTCATCAAACCAAAGAAGTTTGGGACTTTATATGTCTTTATTAATGCATTTAATTCATCTAATTTATTTGCTTTTTTTAATTTTTCCTTTATTTCTTCATCAAATGCCAAAAATCCCCCATACTCGCAGTTTATAATTTTAGGACTTCCCATTGAACATACAACTACATCTCCATACCCACTGTCATCCCCTATCTTTCCAGATACATCTTCCACAAATAAAACTCCAAACTCTTCACAAACCTTTTTTATCTCCTTTAATGGTTGAGGTGCAAGGTATCCGGCAAGAGAAGTTAAAAATAATGCCTTTGGATTGTATTTTTCAATACTGCTTATTAATTCTTCAATATCTACAATTCCAAGATTTGTTTTTATTTTTATTGGATTTAGATTTAGCATTTTTGGATATCTTAGGAATCCCCTCCAACTGCCCATATCTGGTATGAGGATATTCCCTTCTCCAAGAATATCTTTTACTATTTTTGATACTATGAAAATAGCAGCATTTCCAGAAGGTAAAATTTTTATATTGTCCATATTCTTTCTTTTTTTTAGTAAATGAGATAAAACTAATTTTAGATGCTCTTCATCTCCTTCCACACTTATTTTACCTTCTAAACATGGCACTCTATGTGGTATTATCATAATTATCACCATAAGTTTATATATTAGTTTTTCTAATAATGAACACAACAATACTAATGTTGCATGCATATCTTAATTAGTTTATCATGGTGGTTAAAATGGATCCAAAGGTAAGTTACTTCCAAACATTCCTTGTTGCTTCTAAGACAAAAAGTTTTTCAAAGGCTGCAAAGAAACTTGGGGTAACCCAAGGAACAGTCAGTAACCATATTGCTGCATTGGAGAAGTTTTTTGATGCTCAGTTGTTTTTAAGGACACCTGAAGGTGTAGACTTAACTCCAGAAGGGAAGATATTGTATGAACACTCTGAAAAGATATTGGATTATATAAACAACGCTAAGCAACAAATGAGAATCTTGCATGAGCATCCAGAAGGAACAATAAGGGTTGCAGCAAGTACAACACCTGGAGAACATATACTTCCAAGTATTATAAGGGAGTATAGGAAGGAGTTTAAGGACGTTGACTTTGAAATAACTATAACTGATTCAGAGAGATGCTTTAAGATGCTTGAAGAGGGTAGCGCAGATATTGCCGCTGTTGGGCATTTGTATGATAGGAATTATGATTATGTTGTTATAGGGAAGGACAGACTTGTTTTAATTGTTCCCCCAAACCACCCACTTACCAAGAAAGGGATGGCGACATTATCAGATATCTTAAAAGAAGATTATATAGATAGGGAAAAAGGTTCTGGTACAAGGGAGGTTATAATAAATGCCCTCCAAGATAAGGGTTATTCAATCATGGACTTGCATGTTGTTATGAGTTTGGGTAGTACTTCCTCTGTTATAACTGCTGTTTCAGAGGGTTATGGGATAAGTATCATATCAGAGATTGCTGCAAAGAAAGCCGCAGAGGCAGGATTGGTTAAAATAATTCCTGTTGAGGATTTGGATTTAACAAGATATTTATATTTAGTAAAAGGAAAGAGACCAAAGAACCCAAGTGCTGTAAAATCCTTCTGGGATTTTGTATCTGAATAATTTATAATTTTATTTTCAAAAACAAAAATATATAAATTACATAGAAATTATAATAGTACAAAAGTTATTCTTAAAGTTTTTTATATTTGAAAAAGTTAAAACTGTTCCGAATTGGGTAGAATATTTAAATACAGGTGAAATTATGTTTAAAGCAGTGATCAGTGAAGCAAAGGAGTTTAAAAAGATTATAGATGCCGCAAGCAATCTTTTGGATGAGATATGTTTTGAAGTTAGTGAGGATGGTATAAAAGCAAGGGCAATGGACCCATCACATGTTGCCTTAGTAAGTATGGACATACCAAAAGAGGCATTTGAGGAATATGAGGCAGATGTCCATGATATAGGTATTGACTTAGAGGCATTTAAAAAGATAATGAATAGGGCAAAAGCAAAAGATAAGTTAATTTTGGAGTTGGATGAGGAGAAGAACAAATTAAATGTAATATTCAAAGGAACTGCAAGAAGAAAGTTTGCCCTTGCATTGTATGATGTCTCATCATCAAACCTCCAAGTTCCAGATATTGAGTATCCAAATGAAATTTTAATTAAAGCAGGGGCATTTGTAGATGCATTGAAGGACGCTGATTTGGTAAATGACCACGTGGCTTTAAAAGTTGATGATGGAAAATTTATCATCTATGCAAAAGGGGACTTAAATGAAAGTGAAACAATATTTGAAGAGGATAGTGAGGATATTATTAGCATGAATATTGGTGAAAATGCAAGGAGTACTTTCAACCTTGAGTATCTGAAGGACATGACAAAGGCAGCATCATCAGACGATATCTTAAAAATCTGCATAGGGACAGACATGCCTGTTAAGATTGAGTATGACATTGGAGGGGCTAATTTGACCTTCCTACTCGCTCCGAGAATTGAGTCATAATCTTCACTATTTTATATAAATTTCAAATTGTGGTTGTTATGTATGAAAAGATAAAAAAATTATTTTTTGAGGAGATAAAATCTGATGATTTACTGAATCTTCCCAAAAATTTTTATGAAGATGCAGGGGAGTATTTAAAAAATAATAGCGATGAAAAAGAAGTAGAGAGGGTAAAATATTATCTAAGAGAACTTAGAAAATTGAGGATTTATAAGGCACTTTATGGGGATAGAACTAATTTATTAGAAGAGGAAAGGAAGATTTTAGATATCATTGAAGATGTTGAGAAAACTGAAAGTTTAATTGAAGAAAATGTTGATAATATTGTGGAAGAGTTGGGATTTGATGAAGTTGAGGAAGGGATGAAGATTTGGGGGAATGTCGATGGGGATGTTGGAGTTATAACCCAACCAAAACATATAAATATAAAAAAAGATATTGATGTTGTGAGAGTCAACCATAACTTCCCTCCTTTTACAGATGGGAATTATTGTTATATGTTAAAGAAGAATGATGTGGTGGCATTAAACAGAGAGATAGTAACGATTTTGGAGAAACACAATATAGTAAAGAAGGTGAATGTTTATGAAGATGAAAAAGAAGATAAAAAGGTACTGCCCATACTGTAAAAAACACACAGAGCACATTGTAGAGAGAGCAAAAAAGAGGAAAGCAAGTGAATTAACTTGGGGTCAAAGACAATTCAGAAGAGTTTTAAGAGGTTATGGAGGTTACCCAAGACCTTTACCAGACAACGCTAAGCCAACAAAGAAATTAGATTTAAGATACAAATGTACAGTTTGCGGTAAAATGCACACAAGAGCAAACGGTGGATTTAGAGTAAGCAAATTTGAATTAGTAGAATAGTTTGTGAGAATTAAAATTTAAACAAGGTGGGAATATGGACTTGATACCAACACCAAAAAGCAAATTCTTAAAAGTCCAATGTCCTGAGTGCAACAACGAGCAAGTGATATTTGGATGTCCATCAACAGTAGTAAAATGTTTAGTTTGTGGTAAAGTATTGGCAGAGCCAAAAGCATCCAAAGGATTAATTAAGGCAAAAATTTTAGAGGTATTGGGGTAAATTTTATTTTTTTGCTATTTTATTTGTTAAGTTTTTTGTTGTTGCGTTTTTACAATTATTTTTGAAAAATAAAAATCAAGAAATATTTATATATGTCTGATTTAAAATTAAAAGTATAAACATTTTAATTTTGTGATAAACGTTTTGTTGTAAATTTACTGTTATCATTGGAGGTGTTTTTAATGAGGAGAGATTTTCCAGAAGAAGGGGATATAGTTATTGGAACAGTTATTGATGTTAAACCTTATGGGGCATTTGTTGAACTTTTGGAGTATCCTGGGAAAGAGGGAATGATACACATTTCAGAGGTTTCATCAGGTTGGATTAAGAATATTAGGGATTACATCAAGAAGGGTCAGAGGGTTGTAGCAAAGGTAATGAGGGTCAATGAAGAAAAAGGACAAATCGATTTATCATTAAAGAGGGTAACTGAACAACAAAAAAGGGCAAAAGTCCAGGAATGGAAGAGATTCCAAAGAG is from Methanotorris formicicus Mc-S-70 and encodes:
- a CDS encoding selenium metabolism-associated LysR family transcriptional regulator; translated protein: MDPKVSYFQTFLVASKTKSFSKAAKKLGVTQGTVSNHIAALEKFFDAQLFLRTPEGVDLTPEGKILYEHSEKILDYINNAKQQMRILHEHPEGTIRVAASTTPGEHILPSIIREYRKEFKDVDFEITITDSERCFKMLEEGSADIAAVGHLYDRNYDYVVIGKDRLVLIVPPNHPLTKKGMATLSDILKEDYIDREKGSGTREVIINALQDKGYSIMDLHVVMSLGSTSSVITAVSEGYGISIISEIAAKKAAEAGLVKIIPVEDLDLTRYLYLVKGKRPKNPSAVKSFWDFVSE
- a CDS encoding 50S ribosomal protein L44e — encoded protein: MKMKKKIKRYCPYCKKHTEHIVERAKKRKASELTWGQRQFRRVLRGYGGYPRPLPDNAKPTKKLDLRYKCTVCGKMHTRANGGFRVSKFELVE
- a CDS encoding 30S ribosomal protein S27e, whose product is MDLIPTPKSKFLKVQCPECNNEQVIFGCPSTVVKCLVCGKVLAEPKASKGLIKAKILEVLG
- a CDS encoding DNA polymerase sliding clamp → MFKAVISEAKEFKKIIDAASNLLDEICFEVSEDGIKARAMDPSHVALVSMDIPKEAFEEYEADVHDIGIDLEAFKKIMNRAKAKDKLILELDEEKNKLNVIFKGTARRKFALALYDVSSSNLQVPDIEYPNEILIKAGAFVDALKDADLVNDHVALKVDDGKFIIYAKGDLNESETIFEEDSEDIISMNIGENARSTFNLEYLKDMTKAASSDDILKICIGTDMPVKIEYDIGGANLTFLLAPRIES